The Methanoregula boonei 6A8 genome has a window encoding:
- a CDS encoding V4R domain-containing protein, with product MTEPDRKYRFSWKLLGDMNAGRPNLGPTTRLEAYRLMQFTFRDVLEQELGTEKADAIFYRAGFLSGTEFYKNALGSPSDLASFIKKLQDQLAEMKIGVLRIERADIKQGSFVMTVSEDLDCSGLPETGFGVCVYDEGFIAGLMEAFTGVPHTVKEIDCWCTGDRTCRFSITRVAAP from the coding sequence GTGACGGAACCCGACAGGAAATACCGGTTTTCATGGAAACTTCTTGGAGATATGAATGCCGGGAGGCCTAATCTTGGGCCCACAACACGCCTTGAAGCGTACCGCCTGATGCAGTTTACCTTCCGCGATGTGCTGGAGCAGGAGCTCGGGACAGAGAAGGCGGATGCGATCTTTTACCGGGCAGGTTTCCTGTCAGGGACCGAATTTTACAAAAATGCCCTGGGATCCCCCTCAGATCTTGCCAGCTTCATAAAAAAACTCCAGGACCAGCTTGCAGAGATGAAGATCGGCGTGCTCCGGATCGAGCGGGCGGACATCAAACAAGGTTCCTTTGTGATGACGGTATCCGAAGACCTTGACTGCTCGGGCCTGCCCGAGACCGGCTTTGGCGTCTGTGTCTATGACGAGGGTTTCATCGCCGGCCTCATGGAGGCCTTCACCGGTGTCCCGCATACGGTAAAAGAGATCGACTGCTGGTGCACCGGGGACCGGACCTGCCGGTTCTCCATAACACGGGTGGCAGCCCCGTAA
- a CDS encoding plasma-membrane proton-efflux P-type ATPase, protein MTGLTGAEVTDLRGRYGFNDLPEEKKHPLLKFLSYFWGPIPWMIEAAAILSAAIANWEDFAVILLLLMTNAVVGFLQERKAENAIELLKKQLAPNARVIRDGTWQEIPARELVPGDSVHIRLGDIVPADALLGNGKYLLLDESALTGESLPVEKKPGDTVYSGSIVRQGEMDATVTTIGGNTFFGKTARLVQVKSPRSHFKAAIERIGNYLIILAVVLVSIIFIIALLRSESLVDTLQFALILVVAAIPAALPAVMTVTLAVGAVALAKKEAIVSRLSAIEEMAGMDILCSDKTGTITQNSISIGEIRTFPGVSEQDVIIAAALASKKESNDPIDRAIIEKAGSATTSGEPGTQGYEVIDFVPFDPDSKYAKAKIRNAGGTVMEVAKGAPQAIASLAGTEAVLAQTLDGWITAFAEKGYRALGVGRTTPDGTWQYLGLIGLFDPPREDAAATIAEAQKHGVNVKMVTGDHVAIAKEIAGKVGLGRNILPRTALTAGDGDESRKQMEAADGFAQVLPEDKFRIVKILQAGDHIVGMTGDGVNDAPALREADAGIAVAGATDAAKSAADIVLTKPGLSVIIDAIERSREIFRRMENYAVYRIAETVRVLIFLTLCIVLLNFYPVTALMLVVLAILNDLPIMMIAFDNAPVAAKPVRWQMNRILTLASILGILGVVSSFILLWVAREYFHLDAGVIQTLIFLKLAVAGHMTIYLARTGQQHFWERPLPAFALFSTAELTQVGATLIAIYGVFVMTPIGWSLALIVWGYALVWFVINDQVKVLLFRKIHPYS, encoded by the coding sequence ATGACAGGATTGACCGGTGCAGAGGTAACTGACCTTCGGGGCCGGTACGGCTTCAATGATCTTCCTGAAGAAAAGAAACACCCGCTGCTCAAATTCCTGTCCTATTTCTGGGGCCCGATCCCGTGGATGATCGAGGCAGCCGCCATCCTGTCGGCAGCAATTGCGAACTGGGAAGATTTTGCGGTCATTCTGCTCCTCCTGATGACCAATGCGGTTGTGGGATTTCTCCAGGAGAGAAAAGCAGAGAACGCAATCGAACTCTTAAAAAAGCAGCTTGCACCCAATGCCCGCGTGATCCGGGATGGGACCTGGCAGGAGATCCCGGCCCGCGAACTCGTGCCCGGAGATAGTGTCCATATCCGGCTCGGGGACATTGTACCGGCAGATGCCCTGCTGGGAAACGGGAAATACCTCCTGCTTGATGAATCGGCACTGACAGGTGAATCCCTTCCGGTAGAAAAGAAACCGGGGGACACGGTTTATTCCGGGTCCATCGTCCGCCAGGGCGAGATGGATGCAACGGTCACCACCATAGGAGGAAACACCTTTTTTGGCAAGACCGCCCGGCTTGTCCAGGTAAAATCCCCACGAAGCCATTTCAAGGCCGCCATAGAACGGATCGGGAACTACCTCATTATCCTTGCAGTCGTGCTGGTCAGCATCATTTTTATCATCGCGCTTTTACGGTCTGAATCATTAGTAGACACACTCCAGTTCGCCCTCATCCTTGTCGTAGCAGCAATTCCTGCAGCACTACCTGCTGTAATGACGGTCACCCTTGCCGTCGGGGCAGTGGCGCTGGCAAAAAAAGAGGCGATTGTCAGCAGGCTTTCTGCCATAGAAGAGATGGCTGGAATGGATATCCTCTGCTCGGATAAGACCGGGACAATCACGCAGAATTCCATCAGTATCGGAGAGATCAGGACGTTTCCCGGGGTTTCGGAACAGGATGTCATTATCGCTGCGGCACTGGCCTCAAAAAAAGAGAGCAATGATCCTATCGATAGGGCGATCATCGAAAAAGCCGGATCTGCCACCACTTCCGGAGAGCCTGGTACCCAGGGGTACGAGGTTATCGATTTTGTGCCGTTCGACCCGGACTCAAAGTATGCAAAGGCGAAGATCAGGAACGCCGGTGGAACCGTAATGGAAGTGGCAAAGGGCGCTCCCCAGGCAATTGCCTCTCTTGCCGGGACAGAAGCGGTACTTGCTCAAACGCTGGACGGCTGGATTACGGCGTTTGCCGAAAAAGGGTACCGGGCGCTTGGTGTTGGACGGACAACACCTGACGGTACATGGCAGTATCTTGGCCTGATCGGGCTGTTCGATCCGCCCCGCGAGGATGCGGCGGCCACGATCGCCGAGGCACAAAAACATGGCGTGAACGTGAAAATGGTGACCGGGGATCATGTCGCCATTGCAAAGGAGATCGCCGGGAAGGTGGGCCTTGGCCGGAACATCCTTCCCCGGACTGCGCTAACTGCAGGTGACGGGGACGAGTCCCGGAAACAGATGGAGGCTGCCGACGGGTTTGCCCAGGTCCTCCCTGAAGATAAGTTCCGGATTGTGAAAATCCTCCAGGCAGGCGATCATATTGTCGGGATGACCGGGGACGGCGTGAATGACGCGCCGGCACTCCGGGAGGCTGATGCCGGTATTGCGGTCGCCGGTGCAACGGATGCTGCAAAATCTGCTGCTGATATCGTACTTACCAAACCCGGGCTCTCGGTCATCATCGATGCGATTGAGCGGAGCCGTGAGATATTCCGGCGGATGGAAAATTATGCAGTCTACCGTATCGCAGAGACCGTCAGGGTCCTGATATTCCTGACTCTTTGTATTGTGCTCCTTAATTTTTACCCGGTTACCGCACTCATGCTGGTCGTGCTTGCAATCCTCAATGACCTCCCCATTATGATGATAGCCTTTGATAATGCGCCGGTCGCAGCGAAGCCCGTGCGATGGCAGATGAACCGCATCCTGACCCTCGCATCAATCCTTGGGATCCTCGGTGTTGTCTCAAGTTTTATCCTTCTCTGGGTAGCACGGGAATATTTCCATCTTGATGCCGGTGTCATCCAGACGCTCATTTTCCTCAAGCTGGCAGTCGCGGGCCATATGACGATTTACCTTGCCCGTACCGGCCAGCAGCATTTCTGGGAACGGCCGTTGCCGGCGTTCGCTCTTTTTAGTACTGCAGAACTTACGCAGGTGGGTGCAACACTTATTGCGATCTATGGTGTTTTCGTCATGACGCCCATCGGGTGGTCGCTAGCCCTCATCGTCTGGGGCTACGCACTGGTATGGTTTGTGATCAACGACCAGGTTAAGGTACTGTTGTTCAGGAAAATCCATCCCTATTCATAA
- a CDS encoding DUF190 domain-containing protein: MDGILLKIYIAESTTIEGRPAYKYLVDYFKAKGFHGCTVLRGMAGFGHENVIHTVDVLRLSLDLPVTLEVVDTQEKIMAILPDIERFVEHGQVTLQNVRMIRKTPE, encoded by the coding sequence ATGGATGGAATTTTACTCAAGATCTACATCGCAGAATCAACAACAATCGAAGGACGGCCGGCGTACAAGTACCTGGTGGATTATTTCAAGGCGAAAGGATTTCACGGCTGCACGGTCCTGCGGGGCATGGCGGGTTTCGGCCACGAGAACGTTATCCACACGGTAGACGTGCTCAGGCTCTCGCTTGACCTTCCCGTAACCCTTGAGGTTGTGGACACCCAGGAGAAGATCATGGCCATTCTCCCGGATATCGAAAGATTTGTGGAGCACGGGCAGGTCACGCTCCAGAATGTCCGGATGATTAGAAAGACTCCGGAATAA
- a CDS encoding sensor histidine kinase — translation MGPNKARMPEKGSAADPGAAVLAAIEQALHEGTAPEDYTGIADAATRQRLETVVSGILSSEQFALSMAEGNLSPDLAATGYLAGSLKALQSSLRHLTWQAGQIAGGDYSQRVRFMGEFSASFNSMTAQLAREAAERSRREQELRDTNEALSREIAEYQQLQRMLALTNRKLGLLSSVTRHDISNKLLALGAYIDLMHENVHQPEVLEGYLNSEAEILKIINGQIQFARDYEDIGIKEPVWNDLAAILAEAYTGLAFGNVRFDAAPGGAEIFADLLIAKVFYNLLDNALRYGGPAMTEIRITAEEGPDGLCVIVQDNGAGVAEEDKEQLFTRGFGKNTGFGLFLSREVLSLTGITIAEEGSPGSGARFRVTVPKGQYRFR, via the coding sequence ATGGGACCAAACAAGGCCAGGATGCCGGAAAAAGGATCTGCGGCCGACCCGGGAGCCGCAGTGCTTGCGGCAATCGAGCAGGCCCTCCACGAGGGAACCGCGCCCGAAGACTACACCGGTATCGCAGACGCAGCGACCCGGCAGCGGCTGGAGACGGTCGTTTCCGGGATTCTCTCTTCCGAGCAGTTTGCCCTTTCTATGGCAGAGGGAAATCTCTCGCCGGATCTTGCCGCAACAGGATACCTTGCCGGCAGCCTCAAGGCGCTCCAGTCCAGCCTCCGGCACCTGACCTGGCAGGCCGGGCAGATCGCGGGCGGCGATTACTCCCAGCGTGTCCGGTTCATGGGCGAGTTCTCGGCCTCGTTTAACTCCATGACCGCACAGCTTGCCCGCGAGGCAGCGGAAAGGAGCCGTCGCGAACAGGAGCTCCGGGATACAAACGAGGCTTTGTCCCGGGAGATTGCCGAGTACCAGCAGCTGCAACGGATGCTTGCGCTCACCAACCGGAAACTGGGCCTGCTTTCGAGCGTGACCCGGCACGATATCTCCAACAAGCTCCTGGCCCTGGGGGCCTATATCGACCTGATGCACGAGAATGTCCACCAGCCGGAAGTGCTCGAAGGCTACCTTAATTCCGAGGCAGAGATCTTAAAAATAATTAACGGCCAGATCCAGTTTGCCCGGGATTACGAGGATATCGGGATAAAAGAGCCGGTGTGGAACGATCTTGCCGCAATTCTTGCAGAGGCATATACGGGCCTTGCATTCGGGAATGTCAGGTTTGATGCCGCACCGGGTGGTGCGGAGATCTTTGCCGATCTCCTCATTGCAAAGGTCTTTTACAACCTGCTGGACAATGCCCTGCGGTACGGCGGGCCGGCCATGACAGAGATCCGGATCACGGCAGAAGAAGGCCCGGATGGTCTTTGTGTCATTGTGCAGGACAATGGTGCCGGCGTTGCAGAAGAAGACAAAGAGCAACTCTTTACCCGGGGATTTGGGAAGAACACGGGTTTTGGCCTCTTTCTCTCCCGGGAGGTCCTCTCTCTTACCGGGATCACGATCGCTGAAGAGGGCAGCCCGGGATCCGGGGCCCGGTTCCGGGTTACGGTCCCAAAAGGGCAGTACCGCTTCCGGTAA
- a CDS encoding chloride channel protein — translation MKYSLPSGLTPTKRTIIIAIVVGVIAGFGSLIFYEGLKWGIAFFMGYILQYVYPQEGQSAAVISQWSDPHSLFLLIPILLFGSLLTGILITRFAPETEGHGTDAAIKAFHGTGRIRKRVPILKAVTAILTISTGGSAGREGPSAQISAGFGSVVADMLGLSPKERRIALTTGIGAGIGTIFKAPLGGAVLAAEVLYTRDFESDAIIPAFLASVIGYAIFGFFEGYAPIFSLGPISWTVVQIPFFLLLGILCAAFGLLYIFVFYSSRDWFAAQFKRYNLPPYLKPVSGALILGILVTALALISPEAETLGLSALGSGYGFDQLMLYSLLPLAVLLLMPFVKILATSLTLGSGGSGGVFGPGLTIGASVGAALGIILHLFFPVYVPLETIPVFIVVGMISLFGAVANAPIAVLIMVVEMVGSITILIPAMAAVAVSHLLTGEKTIFHDQVPTKAQSGAHRGEYDRETLEGIFVRDAMTPREAVITLSPSDEPEKVIDLMAKTGHTGFPIVEDGHLVGIITNRDVSAIRAAEKTCPTIREIMTFKPFVIHPDDTLEDALAIIVGHDFDHLPVVRKETPDMLVGFLTRSDVLRTYVQADYLAECKKEECVLPAKTP, via the coding sequence ATGAAATATTCTCTCCCCTCCGGCCTCACACCGACAAAACGGACTATCATCATCGCCATAGTGGTCGGTGTTATTGCCGGTTTTGGCTCCCTTATCTTTTATGAGGGGCTCAAATGGGGAATCGCATTCTTCATGGGGTATATCCTGCAGTATGTTTACCCGCAGGAAGGCCAGAGCGCTGCTGTGATCAGCCAGTGGTCCGATCCGCATTCGCTCTTCCTCCTGATTCCCATCCTCCTGTTCGGGAGTCTCCTGACCGGCATCCTCATCACCCGGTTTGCTCCCGAGACTGAAGGACATGGCACCGATGCAGCGATCAAGGCATTCCATGGAACCGGCAGGATACGTAAAAGGGTCCCGATCCTCAAAGCTGTCACGGCAATTCTCACCATCTCAACCGGAGGAAGTGCAGGAAGGGAAGGGCCGTCAGCCCAGATTTCGGCAGGTTTTGGATCCGTTGTTGCAGATATGCTGGGACTCTCCCCAAAAGAGAGAAGAATTGCGCTTACGACCGGCATAGGAGCCGGGATCGGGACTATATTCAAGGCACCGCTTGGCGGTGCAGTGCTTGCAGCAGAAGTCCTCTACACCCGGGACTTCGAATCCGACGCGATTATTCCGGCATTTCTTGCATCGGTGATCGGTTATGCGATCTTCGGGTTCTTCGAAGGATACGCGCCCATCTTTTCGCTCGGTCCGATCTCGTGGACGGTCGTACAGATTCCCTTCTTCCTCCTGCTCGGGATTCTGTGTGCGGCTTTTGGACTCCTTTACATTTTTGTTTTTTACTCGAGCCGCGATTGGTTTGCCGCCCAGTTCAAACGATATAATCTTCCCCCGTACTTAAAGCCGGTTTCGGGAGCGCTTATCCTTGGCATTCTGGTCACGGCACTTGCGCTCATCTCCCCCGAGGCAGAAACGCTTGGTCTTTCCGCTCTTGGTTCCGGTTATGGTTTTGACCAGCTCATGTTGTATTCCCTGCTCCCGCTTGCCGTCCTCCTGCTGATGCCGTTTGTCAAGATCCTCGCGACGTCCCTTACCCTTGGCTCAGGAGGAAGCGGGGGGGTTTTTGGCCCGGGGCTGACTATCGGTGCGTCAGTCGGGGCAGCGCTTGGTATTATCCTGCACCTGTTTTTCCCGGTGTATGTACCTCTGGAAACGATCCCCGTGTTTATTGTTGTCGGCATGATCTCCCTCTTTGGGGCGGTGGCAAATGCGCCCATTGCGGTGCTGATCATGGTTGTCGAGATGGTCGGGAGTATCACGATCCTGATACCGGCCATGGCCGCAGTTGCAGTTTCGCACCTGCTGACCGGAGAGAAGACCATCTTCCACGACCAGGTGCCAACGAAAGCACAGTCCGGCGCCCACCGGGGGGAATATGACCGGGAAACCCTTGAAGGGATCTTTGTCCGGGACGCGATGACCCCGCGTGAAGCGGTTATCACGCTCTCCCCCTCAGATGAGCCGGAAAAGGTTATCGATCTCATGGCAAAGACCGGTCATACCGGTTTTCCCATTGTCGAAGACGGCCACCTTGTCGGGATCATCACCAACCGGGATGTGAGCGCCATCCGTGCTGCAGAAAAAACGTGCCCGACCATACGCGAGATCATGACATTCAAGCCATTTGTCATCCATCCGGACGATACCCTTGAAGATGCCCTTGCGATCATTGTCGGCCATGACTTTGATCACCTTCCGGTTGTCCGAAAGGAAACCCCGGATATGCTTGTGGGCTTTCTTACCCGGTCCGATGTCCTGAGAACCTACGTTCAGGCAGACTATCTGGCAGAATGCAAAAAGGAGGAATGTGTGTTGCCCGCCAAAACTCCCTGA
- a CDS encoding cupredoxin domain-containing protein: protein MLSGAGSMARIGIALFLAALLIFVAGCTGSSPPPAPQIRAYTPQTTILIGSTSVNPQVLTVEKGVTVTWLNIDMGLHTVASDEGDPDSFVSYPLSTNDEFQWTFTLPGTYGYHCTDNPNIKGTIIVSS from the coding sequence ATGCTTTCCGGAGCCGGTTCCATGGCACGGATCGGGATTGCCCTTTTCCTTGCAGCCCTGCTTATTTTTGTTGCGGGCTGCACCGGGTCATCCCCGCCACCGGCCCCCCAGATACGGGCATACACCCCACAGACAACGATCCTTATAGGGAGTACCAGCGTTAATCCGCAGGTCCTTACTGTGGAAAAGGGCGTAACCGTTACATGGCTCAATATCGATATGGGGTTGCACACGGTTGCTTCCGATGAGGGGGATCCCGACTCTTTTGTGTCCTATCCGCTGTCAACGAACGATGAGTTCCAGTGGACATTTACCCTGCCGGGAACGTACGGCTACCACTGCACGGATAATCCCAACATAAAAGGGACGATCATCGTAAGTTCCTGA
- a CDS encoding CrcB family protein, which yields MVDTAEWMPFAAVAIGGFIGAVLRYLTDTVLVFPLAGTLAVNTIGCFFLGIFMYESMYLGRFSRTTRQFCAVGIIGSFTTFSALTVQSFSAGPVMGVANLAATLILGFAAVWCGRLVILHGRFG from the coding sequence ATGGTAGACACCGCGGAATGGATGCCATTTGCCGCAGTGGCTATTGGCGGGTTTATCGGCGCCGTGCTCCGGTACCTGACCGATACCGTGCTCGTCTTCCCGCTTGCCGGCACGCTTGCGGTGAACACAATCGGCTGCTTCTTTTTGGGCATCTTCATGTACGAGTCCATGTACCTGGGACGGTTCTCACGGACAACGCGACAGTTCTGTGCGGTCGGAATCATCGGGTCGTTTACTACGTTCTCGGCCCTTACGGTCCAGTCTTTTTCTGCCGGGCCGGTCATGGGCGTGGCAAACCTTGCGGCAACCCTTATCCTTGGTTTTGCTGCGGTCTGGTGCGGGCGTCTTGTGATCCTGCACGGGAGGTTTGGCTGA
- a CDS encoding dynamin family protein, which produces MTPGAAPSNDYLAKHLRVTCQYIDRLLGEIEGVLYESSSRTAFPEYVMDITPVQQKMIEDYIARIRTRLVQVMEGQGMISNPPGIPVSRAVHSRLFTIDVAAEELKPQYMMGFGDIPDTTATELNGIAGELQALVSRLGQYLERGSGQDFQDRLQRLEAAGNDLALLSRIEMVVAKRGLVEFRGTIDSILDRAEDRSFEIAVFGRVSSGKSSLLNAIIGTDVLPVGVTPVTAVPTRIIHGKDPSLTVSFADAPARTFETRQLAEFATEQHNPNNIKHVTRVTVTIPVSRLFEGVSFVDTPGLGSLATGGAAETRAYLPRCDLGVVLIDAGSTLTEEDVRTIRTLQEAAIPAHILLSKADLLDRPDCEKTLGYIRQHIASETGLDLPVYPVSVYPSHQKLLDRWFEKEIVPVMNHAQDLRAASLQRKIGALRESLAYSLKNQIRRSRHAPAGNAESTRDVEIRLRRATGLIVETGKACREKAEAMNGKVFGTWIAGAAVATSEGHEGADGKISDKDAVRTAVLQTVQAGVNDIQSRIETLATSLQDELVKSALDLSIADVPGDKEFLSLIRDMPSFDPETIKVTVPPYALTAMLGTHLGEKLVSGKLHRLFDESFGLVIAGYFRLLKEWSSQVTYQMGRKFETYAERYRAQAVQSPGGRELTADEVNAIEKDLRDLGENA; this is translated from the coding sequence ATGACGCCCGGTGCCGCCCCGTCAAACGACTATCTCGCAAAGCACCTCCGGGTCACCTGCCAGTACATTGACCGGCTTCTTGGCGAGATCGAAGGTGTCCTCTACGAATCCTCATCACGAACCGCATTTCCGGAGTACGTCATGGACATTACCCCGGTGCAGCAGAAGATGATCGAGGATTATATCGCACGCATCCGTACCCGTCTTGTCCAGGTCATGGAAGGGCAGGGTATGATCAGCAACCCGCCGGGCATCCCGGTCTCGCGGGCTGTCCACAGCAGGCTGTTTACCATCGATGTTGCTGCCGAAGAACTCAAACCGCAATACATGATGGGGTTTGGCGATATCCCCGACACTACTGCAACAGAACTCAATGGCATTGCAGGCGAGTTGCAGGCGCTTGTCTCGCGTCTCGGCCAGTACCTTGAGAGAGGATCCGGGCAGGATTTCCAGGATCGGTTGCAGCGGCTGGAAGCGGCCGGTAATGATCTTGCCCTTCTCTCACGGATCGAAATGGTAGTCGCAAAAAGGGGACTGGTGGAATTTCGGGGAACGATCGATTCGATCCTCGACCGGGCCGAGGACCGGAGTTTTGAGATCGCGGTCTTCGGGCGTGTCAGCTCCGGCAAGTCGTCGCTCCTTAACGCCATCATCGGAACTGACGTGCTCCCCGTGGGCGTGACCCCGGTTACCGCCGTCCCCACCCGCATTATCCACGGGAAAGATCCATCCCTCACGGTATCGTTTGCCGATGCACCGGCAAGAACGTTTGAAACCCGGCAGCTTGCAGAGTTTGCTACCGAACAGCACAACCCCAATAACATAAAGCATGTGACACGTGTCACGGTAACCATCCCGGTATCGCGCCTTTTTGAAGGGGTTTCGTTTGTGGATACGCCGGGTCTTGGTTCCCTTGCAACAGGAGGTGCTGCCGAGACCCGGGCCTACCTGCCCCGGTGCGATCTCGGGGTGGTCCTGATCGATGCAGGGTCCACGCTGACCGAAGAAGACGTGCGGACCATCCGGACATTGCAGGAAGCTGCCATTCCCGCACATATCCTGCTCAGTAAAGCAGATCTCCTCGACCGGCCGGATTGCGAAAAGACCCTCGGGTACATCAGGCAGCACATAGCCTCAGAGACCGGCCTTGACCTGCCGGTTTACCCGGTCAGTGTCTATCCCTCGCACCAAAAGCTGCTCGACCGGTGGTTTGAAAAGGAGATCGTCCCGGTTATGAACCATGCGCAGGATCTCCGTGCTGCATCGTTACAGAGGAAGATTGGTGCGCTGCGGGAATCGCTTGCGTATTCCCTGAAAAACCAGATCCGGAGGAGCCGGCACGCACCTGCGGGAAATGCAGAATCTACCCGGGATGTCGAGATCCGGTTGCGAAGGGCAACCGGTCTTATTGTCGAGACCGGTAAAGCCTGCCGGGAAAAGGCGGAAGCGATGAACGGGAAGGTTTTTGGAACCTGGATCGCAGGTGCTGCAGTCGCCACCAGCGAAGGGCATGAGGGCGCTGACGGAAAAATTTCCGACAAAGATGCGGTCCGCACCGCTGTTCTCCAGACCGTGCAGGCAGGGGTAAATGATATCCAGAGCCGGATCGAAACCCTTGCCACAAGCCTGCAGGACGAACTGGTAAAAAGCGCCTTGGACCTCTCCATTGCCGATGTGCCCGGCGATAAGGAATTCCTCTCGCTTATCCGGGATATGCCGTCTTTTGATCCGGAAACAATCAAGGTCACGGTGCCCCCCTACGCACTCACCGCAATGCTCGGGACGCACCTGGGAGAAAAACTGGTATCCGGGAAGCTCCACCGGCTGTTCGACGAATCGTTCGGACTGGTCATTGCCGGTTATTTCAGGCTCCTCAAGGAATGGTCAAGCCAGGTGACGTACCAGATGGGCCGGAAATTCGAGACCTATGCCGAACGATACCGGGCACAGGCAGTACAATCTCCCGGGGGCCGGGAGCTGACGGCGGATGAGGTGAACGCTATTGAGAAGGATCTCAGGGATCTTGGGGAAAATGCGTAA
- a CDS encoding fluoride efflux transporter FluC gives MEPIILVGIGGATGSVLRFVLSRIQPLRGIPAGTLLVNITGSFALSLLTFSQVSGDLYYLICTGGLGGFTTFSTFSYETFRMMEDHDYRTLLTYTAVSIGGGLLAVTAGYLACGGWAAL, from the coding sequence ATGGAGCCGATCATCCTTGTCGGGATCGGTGGCGCCACCGGGTCGGTGCTCCGGTTTGTTCTCTCCCGGATCCAGCCTTTACGGGGCATCCCTGCGGGAACGCTGCTTGTGAATATTACCGGGAGTTTTGCGCTCTCGCTCCTCACCTTTTCGCAGGTGAGCGGGGACCTGTACTATCTCATCTGCACCGGTGGCCTTGGCGGGTTTACCACATTTTCGACCTTTTCGTACGAGACCTTCAGGATGATGGAGGATCATGATTATCGCACCCTTCTCACATATACTGCGGTAAGTATCGGGGGGGGCCTCCTCGCTGTGACCGCAGGATACCTGGCCTGCGGCGGGTGGGCAGCCCTGTGA
- a CDS encoding Coenzyme F420 hydrogenase/dehydrogenase, beta subunit C-terminal domain, which translates to MTKKGDMLYAWTNDAEIQKKAELGGAVTSLWKHALESKTVDAVLVISKGKDLYDAKPTLVTDPAQLANTAGSLHCGTLLLPKLIKKYFGGAETMKIGVTVKGCDAMAFYELAKRKQINLDNIFMIGVNCGGSVSPVLARKMIADKYEVDPDTVHKEEIDKGQFIIEYEGGHKGITVDELEEHGYGRRSNCRRCKMKVPRQADLACGNWGVIGPRAGKATFVEVCSEKGANLVDSAVKKGILATEAPNPKGLEIRGKVEGAMIKLGEKWRGKDFTGLGEGKDRLKKIMTETSRCIKCYSCISACPICYCVDCTTKNPVYVKSGTVPPDFMFHLIRFAHIADSCVNCGQCQELCPSEIPNALFMHAQQVELEKMFGHVPGVSMELPLHAFVEERSERARLSNTGSDMIYENVFNPVPKK; encoded by the coding sequence ATGACAAAGAAAGGCGATATGCTCTACGCGTGGACCAACGACGCAGAGATCCAGAAGAAAGCCGAACTGGGTGGCGCAGTCACCTCGCTGTGGAAGCACGCGCTTGAGTCCAAGACCGTTGATGCGGTGCTGGTCATCTCCAAGGGTAAGGACCTGTACGATGCAAAGCCGACCCTTGTTACCGATCCGGCGCAGCTGGCAAACACAGCAGGTTCACTCCACTGCGGTACGCTCCTCCTGCCAAAACTCATCAAGAAGTACTTCGGCGGTGCAGAGACCATGAAGATCGGGGTCACCGTCAAGGGTTGCGATGCGATGGCATTCTACGAACTGGCCAAGCGCAAGCAGATCAACCTGGACAATATCTTTATGATCGGCGTCAACTGTGGTGGGTCGGTAAGCCCGGTCCTTGCACGGAAGATGATTGCCGACAAGTACGAAGTGGACCCGGACACCGTCCACAAGGAAGAGATCGACAAGGGCCAGTTCATCATCGAGTACGAGGGTGGACACAAGGGTATCACGGTCGACGAGCTCGAAGAGCACGGCTACGGCCGCCGGTCCAACTGCCGCCGCTGCAAGATGAAGGTCCCCCGCCAGGCAGACCTTGCCTGCGGTAACTGGGGTGTTATCGGCCCCCGTGCCGGAAAGGCAACCTTTGTCGAGGTCTGCTCCGAGAAAGGCGCAAACCTCGTGGACAGCGCAGTGAAAAAGGGCATCCTTGCTACCGAGGCACCCAACCCCAAGGGGCTTGAGATCCGCGGTAAAGTCGAGGGTGCCATGATCAAGCTCGGCGAGAAGTGGCGAGGCAAGGACTTTACCGGTCTTGGCGAAGGCAAGGACCGGTTAAAGAAGATCATGACCGAGACCTCGCGCTGCATCAAGTGCTACTCGTGCATCTCTGCCTGCCCGATCTGCTACTGCGTTGACTGCACGACAAAGAACCCGGTCTATGTCAAGTCGGGCACAGTCCCGCCGGACTTCATGTTCCACCTCATCCGCTTTGCCCACATTGCAGACTCCTGCGTGAACTGCGGCCAGTGCCAGGAACTCTGTCCGTCAGAGATCCCCAACGCGCTCTTCATGCACGCCCAGCAGGTCGAGCTTGAGAAGATGTTCGGTCATGTGCCCGGGGTTTCCATGGAACTGCCGCTCCACGCGTTTGTCGAGGAGAGGTCAGAGCGTGCCCGTCTTTCAAACACCGGCAGCGACATGATCTACGAGAACGTGTTCAACCCGGTCCCGAAGAAATAA